A genomic window from Acidobacteriota bacterium includes:
- a CDS encoding MqnA/MqnD/SBP family protein, with amino-acid sequence MEKREITLGHSPDPDDAFMFYALAADKIDTGNLTFRHIIEDIETLNHRALKAELDVTAVSIHTYAYVLKDYALLTSGASMGDNYGPLLISKNPLTVDEAKSKTIAVAGKMTTSALALRLCLGAVKTVEIPFDKIMDAVESGEVEAGLLIHEGQLTYKARGFHKIIDLGEWWMEETGLPLPLGGNAIKKSLGQETIQKISDLLRQSIEYGLAHREAGVRHSMKYGRGMAEDLTDTFVGMYVNDLTIDYGERGRQAVQLLLERAYKAGIIPSPVELEFA; translated from the coding sequence ATGGAAAAGAGAGAAATCACCCTGGGGCATAGTCCTGACCCGGACGATGCCTTCATGTTTTATGCCCTCGCGGCAGATAAAATCGATACCGGCAATTTAACTTTTCGTCATATTATCGAAGACATTGAAACCCTCAATCACCGCGCCCTGAAAGCTGAATTGGATGTCACAGCCGTGTCGATACACACTTACGCCTATGTTTTGAAAGATTATGCGCTGCTCACTTCGGGCGCCTCGATGGGCGATAATTATGGACCGCTACTGATTTCAAAAAATCCCCTGACGGTTGATGAAGCGAAAAGCAAAACCATCGCAGTTGCAGGCAAAATGACCACCTCGGCGCTCGCTTTGCGCTTGTGTTTGGGCGCAGTGAAAACCGTTGAAATCCCTTTCGATAAAATCATGGATGCAGTTGAAAGCGGCGAGGTCGAAGCCGGGTTATTGATTCACGAAGGGCAACTCACGTACAAAGCGCGGGGCTTTCATAAAATCATCGACCTCGGCGAATGGTGGATGGAAGAGACCGGCTTGCCGTTGCCGCTTGGCGGCAACGCGATTAAAAAATCGCTGGGGCAGGAAACCATTCAAAAAATTTCCGATTTGCTACGCCAGTCTATCGAATACGGACTCGCGCATCGCGAAGCCGGCGTTCGTCATAGCATGAAATATGGTCGCGGCATGGCTGAAGATTTAACCGATACGTTTGTCGGCATGTATGTCAATGATTTGACCATTGATTACGGCGAACGCGGACGTCAGGCAGTACAGTTGTTGCTCGAACGCGCCTATAAAGCCGGGATTATTCCAAGCCCGGTTGAATTGGAATTTGCTTAA